The region ccccacaaccagtggcatacctaagtaaggaaattgatgtagtagcaaaaggcgGGCCTCACTGTTTAAGGGTAGTTGCAGCAGTGGCTGTCTTAGcgtcagaggctatcaaaataatacaaggaaaggatctcactgtctaGACTACttatgatgtaaatggcatactaggtgccaaaggaagtttatggctatcagacaactGCCTACTTAGATACCACGCACTACTCCTTGAGGGACCAGTGCTTCAAATATGCACATGCgtggccctcaaccctgccacttttctcccagaggatggggaaccaatcaagcatgactgccaacaaattatagtccagacttatgccgcccgagatgatctcttagaagtccccttaactaatcctgaccttaacctatatactgatggaagttcatttgtggagaatgggatacgaagggcaggttatgccatagttagtgatgtaaccatacttgaaagcaagcctcttcccccagggaccagtgcccagttagcggaactagtggcacttacccgagccttagaactgggaaagggaaaaagaataaatgtgtatacagatagcaagtatgcttatctaatcctacatgcccatgctgcaatatggaaagagagggagttcctaacctctgtaggaacccccattaaataccacaaggaaattatAGAGTTATTGCATGCAATGCAAAAACACAAAGAGGTGGGAATCTTACACTGACAAAACCATCAAAataggaaggagaggggagaacagcagcataagcagctggcagaggcagcaggaaggaaagaaagagacaggaagtcaaagaaagagacaggaagagacaagaagttagaaagaaagagggacagacacagaaagtcaaagagagggtaaaaaacagaggaagagacaaagaagaagtcgaagagagaaagagagagatggaagtagtaaagaaaaaacagtgtacctgttcctttaaaagccagggtaaatttctCTCTACCCAGCCAAGGCATATTCTCTTATGTGGATCTTCAACCCATATCTGCCTCTCaaacagtttgcaagaaataatgaaatctatccttactttacaatcccaaatagactctttggcagcagtgactctccaaaaccgctgaggcctagacctcctcactgctgagaaaggaggactctgcaccttcttaggggaagagtgttgtttttacaccaACCAGTCGGGGATAGCATGAGATGCCACCCAgtgtttacaggaaaaggcttctgaaatcagacaacgcctttcaaattcttataccaacctctggagttgggcaacatggcttctcccctttctaggtcccgtggcagccatcttgctgttaCTCGCCTTTGGGctctgtatttttaacctccttgtcaaatttgtttcctctagaatcgaggccatcaagctacagatggtcttacaaatggaaccccaaatgagttcaactaacaacttctaccaagGACCCCTGGACTGACCAGCTGGCACTTCCCCTGGCCTAGAGAGTTCCCCTCCGaaggacactacaactgcagagccccttcttcacccctatccagcaggaagtagctagagcggTCATCGgccaaattcccaacagcagttggggtgtcctgttgattgagaggtgacagcgtgctggcagtcctcacagccctcactcgctcgctcgctctcggcacctcctctgcctgggctcccactttggcagcacttgaggagcccttcagctctgtatctagctactctggtggggccttggagaacctttatgtctagctcagggattgtaaatacaccaatcagcaccctgtgtctagctcagggtttgtgaatgcaccaatggacactctgtatctagctactctggtggggccttggacaACCTTTGTGTCGACACtgtgtatctaactaatctggtggggatgtggagaacctttgtgtccagctcagggattgtaaatgcaccaatcagcgccctgtcaaaccactcggctctaccaatcagcaggatgtgggtggggccagataagagaataaaagcaggctgcctgagccagcagtggcaacccgctcaggtccccttccacactgtggaagctttgttctttcactctttgcaataaatcttgctactgctcactctttgggtccacactgcttttatgagctgtaacactcaccgtgaaggtctgtagcttcactcctgaagccagcaagaccatgagcccaccgggaggaacggaCAACTCCAggcgcgccgccttaagagctgtaacactcatcgtgaaggtccgcagcttcactcctgagccagcgagaccacgaactcaCCAGAAGGacgaaactccaaacacatccgaacatcagaaggaacaaactccagacgcaccaccttaagagctgtaacactcactgtgagggtccacggcttcattcttgaagtcagtgagaccaagaacccaccaattccggacacacaaCCAGCCATGTGACAGGCTCAGGGAAGGACATGTGACTCAAGGCAGGCCAGTGAAGTGCACTTCTAGGTTAGACTGGCCGGGAAGGAGCGGCCGTGTTTTCTGTTGATGGATGCTGCTGCCCTCTCCTCAACCTCTCACACTCTGCACTAGAGACAACCTCCCTGGGGCTGAGGCCAGCACAGCGCAAAGCACAGCAAGAGGGGAGCCCAAGCCCCTGGATCCAGCCATCCTCCACGGCAAGCTCAGACCACCCACTCCCTCTACTCTTTCACAGAACCCTGGTCTACCTAGTTGATGTCTTATATAATTCCACTATTATCTGTGATTAATTAATGTggaaccacatgattatctgtGTGACCTGGTCTGAGGTCTCCCCTAGACTGAGCACCCCCTCTGGAgggcaggtgagcatctgaccgGTCCACAGCTGTGGCCCCCACACAGCAGCTGGCACACACAGGGGCTCTGCGTGTTAGACTCCTGCAGTAACACCCAGGGGCATGGGTGCGCCTTACTCCTCTCTGGGATCCCGGAGCCCCGCACAGCGTCAGCCAGGCACAGCAGAGAGAACAGGAGGTGCAGGCTGAGACAGGGCAGTGCAGTGCCTAAGAGTCTGGGCTGTGGAGTCTGAGAGTTCTGGTTCCAATCCCAGCGTGGGGCCCTTAGGCAAGGTGTCTCTCCTCCCTGAAAGCAGTCTCACCAGCCAGAGACAGTGTTGGCCCTGCCTTACGGGCTGTTGTGAGGGTGAGATGAATTGACTCCAAGTACTTGGCACCCAGGAAGTGTCCACTGCTGTGGGGCATGGCGTGACTGGAAGGAGGAGCCCCAGCCAGCGACCTGGAGTGGTCTGCCCAAGGTCAAGGCCCCAGTACAGCAGAAGCAGGAGCTCTAGAGCTGTCAAAGACCTTTATTCAGTCCTGGAGTGGAGCTGGCCTGACAGGGTGAAGCCAGGGGCTGCTTAGGGCGGGCCAGACCCTTAGCCCCTGAGCAGGTCAGGCCGGCCAGGCGGGGCTGGTAGGTACCAGGTGCCAGCAGCTGCAGGGCAAACTCGGTGATGACAGCTGTGAGGCCCCAGACCCGGTGTGGTCCATGCAGGAAGACGGGTAGTGTGTAGCAGAAGTGGCCACCCCGGCAGAAGTGGGTATAGCCCTGATTCTGCGTCTGCAGCAGGTGGGCCAGCGGCAGTGCAAACACCTCATCTACCtgcaggcaggaggcagagagggtAGACAGAGGACTGGAACAGCCCAACCCCCTCATAGCCCCCAGCTCACCTCCTCCGAGTTGGGCCTGAGGCTCTGGGGATCCAGTGGGCCTACACCAGCAAGCACTGGCACCACGGTGGCCTTTTGCTGGGGAAGAGGGCAGGTGGTCAGGGAAGCATGGCCTTCGCTGGGTTtgaaggctggggaggggagtGTGAGAGGAAGACCCCTTTGCCATGCATAGGCCTTTGGTAGTCATGTTCGGGTCCACCTGCCTGTGTCCTCCAGCCATGCTGACTGACTCAGGTCCCCTCAAATGCATTAGACCTGTTCCCTCTGCTTAGGACAATCTCCCACTTGGCTTTCAAGCCTGGGTTCAATCCCTGCCTACCCCATGAAGCTTCCCTGACCCTAATCCACCAAACTGAGTGGAGCTGGCCCACCCCATCGCCCTGGGCCACCTCTACTCAGGACACCAAAGCCTCCCCAATCCCTTCCTGAGGGGGTGTGTGGGGTGGTGCATGTGACCAGGCATGTTAGGGGCACCCTTCCACACTTTGTGCCCGTGGGGGTCCATGACCACTCTCCTGGTCCCTGGGAGTCCAGCTCCAGGGCAGGCACAGAGTGAGTGAATGGGGTGGGGTGGCCTCAGCCAAGTGGCTCACCGGATCATACACAGGCCGCAGCAGGCCCCACACGTGCTCCTCGGGCActgccaggcccagctcctcccggGTTTCCCGCAGGGCCGTGTGCACCACATCTTGGTCAGCCGGGTCGCACTTGCCGCCTGGGAAACTAAACAGACACAAGGAGTCTGGTCCTTGGACTCTTGGGGCCACGGAGAGGTCGGGGTGTCGGCAGTGCGGGGGGGCCACTGGCCCACCGAAGTGTCGCCTGCCTCTGCCCCTAGTTTACTGGGAGGCCCCAGGCAAGCCACGCGACCTCTGGAGGCCAGTTTACCTCCCTGATCAATGGGGATAAGGAAGAGAGGCCCGGGACAGCGCAGGATAAGAGGGTCTGCAGCAGGGGCAAGAAGATCCTGGGGCTCAGATACCCAAATTCGGCCTATGGTTGCCCCAGTAACACTGACATTGTCCTCAGGATGTTAATTCCCGCCGGGCGGGGCCCGAACCTCTCCGTAATCGCCGGCAGGGGGCGGCGTCCGCCCTCTAAGCGGGAAACAGCTCAAAGGGGTGTCCCGGCCCCGGCGTGCGCGCAAGGACGCGTACGAGGGGCCCACGCAGCGAGGACGTGGCGCCCGGGCAGGTGCACCGGGGCCGACGGACACGGATCGCTGACCTCTCGCGGCAGCCCTTGGGCAGAGGGACTCTCCCCAGACCCATTTTACGGAGGCGGAAACCGAGGCTCGAAGGGGCTAAGTGCCCTGCCAGAGGTCCCTGCCAGCCCCGGGCTCCTGTGGCCTCCGGCAAAGGGCGAGGAGTTCCCGGCCGCTGTACCTGACGTCGCCCTTGTGCCTCCCGGTCAGGCGGCTAGACCGCAGCGTGTACAGCAGCGCCGGGACCCCACGCACTGAGCAGAGCGGCACGAGCACCGCGGCCGACGCGGGCCGCGCGCGGAGCCGGGCCGTGGCCCCTGCCAGCAGCCGGCGGCAGCGCAGCTCGCCCTCGGCCGACAGGCAGTCGGGCAGCATGTCAAGTCCTGCGCGGCCGGGACACTGAGGGCGCGGGATCGGGCGGGGGAAGAGGCGGGGCGAGGCGGGGCGGGGCGCTCAGCCCGGGTCCCTCCGGAAGCTGAGAGGGAGAAGGGGCAGCCCGCGCGACGCGTCTCGCCTGGGGGGCTGCGGAGCGGCAGCGGCGTCGGGGGGCCTCAGTGGGGTGGGTCTGTTCGTGGGCGGGGCCTGCCCGGAGACGGGGCCTCAGTGGGACTGGGTCTGTTCGGGGGCGGGGCCTGTTTGAAGGCGGGTCCTCGGTGGGACGGGGTCCATTGGGGGCGGGGCCTGTTTGAAGGCGGGGCCTCGGTGGGACGCGTTGAGTCCCCCGGATGGGagggcggcggggcggggcctgCACGGGAGCCGGACCCGGACGTTACTGCGAAAGGGCGGCGGGGCCTAGTAGGCAATCGAGGGTGGGgcgggctgggggcggggcctggacCGGAGCTTTTGCTACGAAGGACTGGGGGGCGTGGTCAGGCGGACTGTGCTTCCGGCAGGGCCGGGCCGTGCCCGGGGGTGTGGCCGCGGGGAGGGAGATGGGCGCCGAGCTGGAGGACCTGCCGGTTGTGTTCTCCGAGATCCTGGAACCACGCGAACCGTGAAGCGCCCGGCGACCGTCCTCGGTCCCGTTGGGTCCTGGCGTTGGGGTGTCTGATGAGGCCCCGCCGGCCCCCGCTGGTCCGTCCCTCCCCTAGGGGCTCCAGGATGTACGGAGCCGGGATCCCACGGGGACGCCCCTCTAGGAACCCGAGGTCGATCGGTGCGCGAGAGGAGCGTCCCCAGTCTTCCCCTCTGGCGGCGCGCGCCGCCCCCAGTCTTGTCTTCCCCTCTGGCTCCGTCGGGCTCCAGCCCCAGGCCTTTGACCTCCTTGTCCCAGAGTCCAGAGctcttctcccttcctgccttGAGTATTGACCGGATTCCCAAATCCCTCCCCCGTTCCTACCTCGGCACCTGTGGTCACTGACCACCGTGGTTCTGCGCCCTTCCACCAGACCCTGGGCTTGAGGACCAGATGACCTCAGCCTTGCGCACAGCATTTAAACGTGGGGTGGCGGGTGTCCGCCATGCTCTGCTGTGTGACGTTGAGCAGGTCCCGCGCCTCTCTGAGCGCCACTTTCGATCCTCATCTGGGCAAGTGCAGCCCTGCCACTGGGCTGGAGTCACCACTTTTAATATTACTGTGTGCTCCCAGGGATGCGGATGGCACTGGGCAGAGCTTCAGGATGCCTACAGGGCTGATGTGGGGACTGTGATGGGTCTGGGAGTTCCTGAGGCCCCCACCCACCCTGACCACGAGGACAGAAGTGCTCTGACCACTCATGCCAAATAGTTTAATGttagggggaagggagaggtaaGGCAGGGTTTTCGGGAGTTACCCCCAAAGCAAGAGGGCACAGTATTCAGGCTGCTGGGGTTGGGAGGTAGAAGGCCTGGTTCCAAGCTTGCCATGGTCCCAGCCTTGCTGTGACCCTGGGCAGGTAGCCTCTTTCTCTAGACTTTCACCTACCCTGCTCTCCTTGAGACAGAGGTGGGGCTGGAGGGGGCGGGGCAGAGGCTGATTCCCACACCCGGTGTAAGGTCCAGGGTAGCAGGGCTTCCCCACAG is a window of Gorilla gorilla gorilla isolate KB3781 chromosome 9, NHGRI_mGorGor1-v2.1_pri, whole genome shotgun sequence DNA encoding:
- the NUDT8 gene encoding mitochondrial coenzyme A diphosphatase NUDT8 — translated: MLPDCLSAEGELRCRRLLAGATARLRARPASAAVLVPLCSVRGVPALLYTLRSSRLTGRHKGDVSFPGGKCDPADQDVVHTALRETREELGLAVPEEHVWGLLRPVYDPQKATVVPVLAGVGPLDPQSLRPNSEEVDEVFALPLAHLLQTQNQGYTHFCRGGHFCYTLPVFLHGPHRVWGLTAVITEFALQLLAPGTYQPRLAGLTCSGAKGLARPKQPLASPCQASSTPGLNKGL